In Alkalihalobacillus sp. FSL W8-0930, a single window of DNA contains:
- the rfbD gene encoding dTDP-4-dehydrorhamnose reductase yields MRVLITGSEGRVAKAFQAMLKNEEVFAFSKDRLDCTNRSQVIQTVERIKPDLILHCAAMTNVDACERDPVTSFMVNSLAVHHLLEAAGTRTLMLFSTDYVFGEPSMIPYQETDTPTPQSIYAYSKWLGEEMAKHRPSVYVIRTSWLFGGKGDFVDKILQKVKQTGEITVVDDQFGTPTYIKDLVKASLQLLKHPPGMYHFTNEGRCSRYEWAKTILSYTSNEILLRAMPTNPLSSVAKRPSHTILSQEKWKQVTGKDVRNWRKALEEYMEERLHDEF; encoded by the coding sequence ATGAGAGTACTCATTACTGGATCTGAAGGTAGGGTCGCAAAAGCATTTCAAGCGATGTTAAAGAATGAAGAAGTATTCGCCTTCTCAAAGGATAGGTTGGATTGTACAAATCGATCTCAGGTTATTCAAACGGTTGAAAGAATAAAACCAGATTTAATTCTTCACTGTGCTGCCATGACAAATGTAGATGCATGTGAAAGAGACCCGGTTACATCATTTATGGTGAACAGCCTGGCTGTTCACCACCTACTGGAAGCGGCAGGTACACGAACCTTGATGCTATTTAGCACTGATTATGTTTTTGGAGAGCCATCCATGATTCCTTATCAAGAAACGGATACACCTACACCACAATCGATCTATGCTTATAGTAAATGGCTAGGGGAGGAAATGGCTAAGCATCGTCCCTCAGTTTATGTAATCAGGACCTCCTGGTTGTTTGGAGGTAAAGGAGATTTTGTCGATAAGATTTTGCAAAAAGTAAAACAAACAGGTGAGATCACAGTGGTAGATGACCAATTTGGAACGCCTACTTATATTAAAGATCTTGTAAAAGCTTCCCTACAGCTGTTAAAGCATCCGCCTGGAATGTATCATTTTACAAACGAAGGTAGGTGCAGCAGATATGAATGGGCAAAAACAATTCTCTCCTATACAAGCAATGAGATCTTACTCCGAGCGATGCCAACGAACCCTCTAAGCAGTGTCGCTAAAAGACCTTCTCATACCATCCTTTCACAAGAAAAGTGGAAACAAGTCACTGGAAAAGATGTGCGTAATTGGAGAAAGGCCTTAGAGGAATACATGGAGGAGCGTCTGCATGATGAATTCTAA
- a CDS encoding DUF1360 domain-containing protein, translated as MLEGYEWVVLVLASFRLTRLLIHDQITGWLRKPFLEVKEDHTTDQPYYYIEPKGKGLRRWLGMLLSCYWCMGMWTTALLYVSWIWLTPPSIYVIHILAIAGAAAILEAFFKRYME; from the coding sequence GTGTTAGAAGGATACGAATGGGTTGTCCTTGTATTAGCTTCTTTTCGATTAACGAGGTTATTGATACATGATCAAATTACAGGCTGGTTGCGCAAGCCTTTTTTAGAAGTGAAAGAAGATCACACAACCGATCAGCCCTATTATTATATTGAACCAAAGGGGAAGGGACTAAGACGGTGGCTAGGGATGCTTCTTAGCTGTTATTGGTGTATGGGAATGTGGACAACGGCTCTGTTGTATGTGAGTTGGATATGGTTAACACCACCTTCTATTTATGTGATTCACATTTTGGCGATAGCAGGAGCAGCGGCCATACTTGAAGCATTTTTCAAAAGATATATGGAGTAA
- the fabI gene encoding enoyl-ACP reductase FabI codes for MFQLSLENRTFVVMGVANKRSIAWGISQSLAKAGARLIFTYAGERLEKNVRQLAESLDRDDHLVLPCDITSDEEIASTFKQIKEEVGTIHGLAHCIAFANKEELEGEYLNTTRDGFLLAQNISAYSLTAVAKEARPLMSEGGSIITLTYLGGEKVIKNYNVMGVAKATLDASVKYLANDLGKDGIRVNAISAGPIRTLAAKGIGGFNDVLKTIEEKAPLRKTTTQEEVGDTALFLASDLARGITGEILHVDGGYNIISL; via the coding sequence ATGTTTCAATTATCTTTAGAAAACCGCACATTCGTTGTTATGGGTGTTGCAAACAAACGCAGTATTGCCTGGGGAATTTCTCAGTCTCTAGCGAAGGCTGGAGCTCGTTTAATTTTTACATATGCAGGAGAGCGTCTAGAAAAAAACGTTCGTCAATTAGCGGAAAGCTTGGATCGTGATGATCATTTAGTATTACCTTGTGATATTACAAGTGACGAAGAAATTGCTTCTACGTTTAAGCAAATCAAAGAAGAAGTTGGAACGATTCATGGTTTAGCCCACTGTATTGCTTTTGCAAATAAAGAAGAGCTTGAAGGCGAGTATCTTAATACAACTCGTGATGGTTTCTTGCTTGCTCAAAACATTAGTGCGTATTCACTAACTGCTGTAGCAAAAGAAGCTCGTCCGCTTATGTCTGAAGGTGGAAGCATCATTACACTTACGTACCTAGGTGGAGAAAAAGTAATTAAAAACTACAACGTCATGGGTGTAGCGAAGGCGACTCTTGATGCAAGTGTGAAATATCTGGCCAATGACCTTGGTAAGGATGGAATCCGTGTGAATGCGATCTCGGCTGGTCCTATTCGTACGCTTGCTGCAAAAGGAATTGGTGGTTTCAACGATGTGTTAAAAACAATCGAAGAAAAAGCACCTTTACGTAAAACAACAACGCAAGAAGAAGTAGGGGACACAGCTTTATTCCTGGCAAGTGACTTAGCACGAGGAATTACTGGTGAAATTCTTCATGTAGATGGTGGATACAATATTATTTCTTTATAA
- a CDS encoding RluA family pseudouridine synthase: MNNQPTFVWKVEASSANTSLRAFLRVRKQISKKMLASIKYHGGSLRVNGEEKTVRTVLEEGDEVVVQLSPETPSKGLIPEARPFDIVFEDEHFLIVNKAAGMATIPSREYPRGTLANAVLAYYQAHTIQATFHPVNRLDRGTSGLLVIAKHRYAHDQMSKQQKEGHLQRRYEAIVQGVVTPPNGTINLPIGRKPDSIIERMVTPDGKPAVTHYETLGSTSSLSYVRIALETGRTHQIRVHFSSIGHPLAGDELYGGESLGLDRQALHSYKLSFTHPFTQESMVFEAKPPDDFSRLLTQIEKSE; this comes from the coding sequence GTGAATAATCAACCTACGTTTGTTTGGAAGGTTGAAGCTTCTTCGGCAAATACAAGTCTGCGTGCCTTTTTAAGAGTCCGGAAACAGATATCAAAAAAAATGCTCGCTTCGATTAAATACCATGGTGGCTCGCTACGCGTAAATGGTGAGGAAAAAACGGTCCGAACGGTTTTGGAGGAGGGGGATGAGGTAGTGGTTCAGCTTTCTCCGGAAACTCCTTCAAAAGGATTAATTCCAGAAGCAAGGCCCTTTGACATTGTGTTTGAGGATGAGCATTTTCTTATTGTAAATAAAGCTGCAGGTATGGCAACCATTCCATCTCGTGAATACCCTCGAGGAACTCTTGCCAACGCAGTATTAGCCTACTATCAAGCACATACTATTCAAGCAACGTTTCACCCGGTTAATCGACTAGATCGCGGGACATCAGGTCTTTTGGTCATTGCCAAGCACCGTTATGCGCATGATCAAATGAGCAAACAGCAAAAAGAAGGGCATTTGCAGAGGCGATACGAAGCGATTGTCCAGGGAGTGGTTACCCCTCCAAATGGAACGATTAATCTGCCGATTGGACGAAAGCCTGATAGTATTATCGAGCGCATGGTGACACCAGATGGTAAACCAGCCGTAACTCATTATGAAACGCTAGGATCAACTTCTTCGTTATCGTATGTTCGAATTGCACTTGAAACAGGGCGTACCCATCAGATTCGGGTTCATTTTTCATCAATAGGGCATCCTTTAGCAGGAGATGAACTATATGGTGGAGAATCTTTAGGATTAGATCGCCAAGCACTACATAGCTATAAGCTTTCTTTTACCCATCCTTTTACACAAGAGAGTATGGTTTTTGAAGCAAAGCCACCAGACGATTTTAGCCGATTACTGACTCAAATCGAAAAGTCGGAATAA
- a CDS encoding NAD kinase has product MNYAVASRGDSISDALVEQIIRSLNEFGLTENEQEPEIVISVGGDGTLLQAFHDYSHRLEETAFVGVHTGHLGFYADWIPDEVENLIIHIAKTPFQVVEYPLLEVVVRYADGSTPKRYLALNEATVKNSQGSSLVCNVEIKGETFETFRGDGLCISTPSGSTAYNKALGGAILHPSLASLQISEMASINNRVYRTIGSPLVLPQHHTCLLKLIQNEDVQVTIDHHTINHQEIASIQCRVAEENIRFARFRPFPFWKRVKESFIGE; this is encoded by the coding sequence TTGAATTACGCAGTCGCATCACGTGGCGATTCAATATCAGATGCATTGGTTGAACAAATCATACGATCACTTAATGAATTTGGTTTAACAGAAAATGAACAAGAGCCGGAGATTGTGATCTCAGTAGGCGGAGATGGAACGCTCCTTCAAGCCTTCCACGATTACAGTCACCGACTTGAAGAAACAGCTTTTGTTGGTGTTCATACAGGACACTTAGGTTTTTATGCCGATTGGATTCCAGATGAAGTAGAGAATTTGATTATTCATATTGCAAAAACACCGTTTCAAGTAGTGGAGTATCCGCTGTTAGAAGTGGTTGTACGCTATGCGGATGGTTCGACGCCAAAGCGTTATTTGGCACTTAATGAAGCAACAGTTAAGAATTCTCAAGGTTCCTCCCTAGTCTGTAATGTAGAGATCAAAGGGGAGACATTTGAAACATTTCGAGGAGACGGGCTTTGTATATCCACACCGTCAGGAAGTACGGCCTATAATAAAGCGTTAGGTGGCGCCATCCTGCATCCATCCCTTGCTTCTCTTCAGATTTCTGAAATGGCTTCTATTAATAATCGTGTGTATCGGACGATTGGCTCACCGCTTGTTTTGCCACAGCATCATACTTGTTTATTGAAGCTCATTCAAAATGAGGACGTACAGGTTACGATTGATCATCACACCATTAATCATCAAGAGATTGCCTCCATTCAATGTAGAGTGGCAGAAGAGAACATTCGATTTGCTCGTTTTCGTCCTTTTCCATTTTGGAAAAGAGTGAAGGAGTCGTTTATTGGTGAATAA
- a CDS encoding GTP pyrophosphokinase family protein produces MNSWDELLSPYKQAVEELKVKLKGIREQYQKSSNHTPIEFVTGRVKPVSSILNKAARKKISFDDLEKEIQDLAGVRIVTQFVEDIETVIELIRKRKDFEIIEERDYILEQKPSGYRSYHLIIWYPVQTIQGEKKIQVELQVRTLSMNFWATIEHSLRYKYSGEIPEDISMRLMRASEAAFQLDEEMSIIRDEVREAQRLLSAKHQQQQNIQ; encoded by the coding sequence ATGAACAGCTGGGATGAACTTCTGTCACCATATAAACAGGCAGTTGAAGAATTAAAGGTTAAGTTAAAGGGGATCAGGGAGCAATATCAAAAAAGCTCTAACCATACACCTATTGAATTTGTGACCGGGCGAGTGAAACCCGTATCAAGTATTTTAAATAAAGCTGCGCGTAAGAAGATTTCGTTTGATGACCTCGAAAAAGAGATTCAAGATCTAGCAGGTGTCCGAATTGTCACCCAGTTTGTTGAAGATATTGAAACAGTCATTGAACTCATTCGCAAACGTAAAGACTTTGAAATTATAGAAGAACGAGACTATATTCTGGAGCAAAAACCGAGTGGGTACAGGTCGTATCATTTAATTATTTGGTATCCGGTCCAAACCATCCAAGGTGAAAAGAAGATTCAGGTCGAACTTCAAGTACGGACCTTGTCGATGAACTTCTGGGCAACAATCGAACACTCTTTGCGCTATAAGTATAGTGGGGAAATTCCTGAGGATATTAGCATGAGACTGATGCGAGCATCGGAAGCCGCATTTCAACTAGACGAAGAGATGTCCATTATTCGAGATGAGGTTAGGGAGGCCCAGCGACTCCTATCAGCAAAACATCAACAGCAACAAAATATACAGTAA
- a CDS encoding CYTH domain-containing protein, with protein MAQELEFETKTLVFLDEFHALHTFFQTTNQEAITQHNHYFETPAFALKEAGSALRIREKHKKSTLTLKQPALDGGLLETHQSITEDEQKVAIKEGKLPDGEVLQRVSSLQIHTDDLKFIGTLTTDRLEFPYDGGTVCLDKSSYHGVIDYELEFEGTSMEHAEQVITSILKKTNIQRKKTPNKVARFFAQKETKRT; from the coding sequence ATGGCTCAAGAACTTGAATTTGAAACCAAAACATTAGTATTTTTAGATGAGTTTCATGCATTACATACTTTTTTTCAAACAACAAATCAAGAAGCGATCACTCAACACAATCATTATTTTGAAACACCAGCTTTCGCTTTAAAGGAAGCAGGTTCTGCCTTACGCATACGAGAGAAACATAAGAAGTCTACTCTAACATTAAAACAACCTGCTCTAGACGGCGGGTTACTTGAAACACATCAATCCATTACAGAGGATGAACAAAAAGTAGCTATTAAAGAAGGCAAGCTACCTGATGGAGAGGTTTTACAGCGAGTAAGCTCCCTACAAATTCATACAGATGATCTAAAATTTATTGGTACCTTAACAACGGATCGCCTAGAGTTTCCTTATGACGGAGGAACGGTTTGTCTTGATAAGAGTAGCTATCATGGTGTGATCGATTACGAGCTTGAGTTTGAAGGAACATCAATGGAGCATGCCGAGCAAGTAATCACGTCCATTCTAAAGAAAACAAATATCCAAAGAAAAAAAACACCGAACAAGGTTGCTCGATTCTTTGCACAAAAAGAAACTAAGCGTACATAG
- a CDS encoding lytic transglycosylase domain-containing protein — MEFSLLHNQLVNMKNQTQLSWANQRYGGSANEANHMFSDVLHNQLNQQPLLEPPQTSISDLFLSQAAKERFESIQQQVSHIQSPETVPVNTNAPSTPYPFKDLIDKAAARYSLDPKLLYAVIKQESNFNPNAKSHVGASGLMQLMPATARGLGVQNVFDPEQNINGGAKYLKSMLTKYNGSIEKALAAYNAGPGNVDKYNGIPPFKETMAYVPKVMNTFRTV; from the coding sequence ATGGAATTTTCATTGTTACATAATCAATTAGTAAATATGAAAAACCAAACACAGCTATCTTGGGCGAATCAACGATATGGTGGTTCAGCTAATGAAGCAAATCATATGTTTTCTGATGTACTCCATAATCAGCTTAATCAGCAACCGTTATTGGAACCGCCACAAACAAGTATAAGTGATCTATTTTTATCTCAAGCAGCGAAAGAACGGTTTGAATCCATTCAACAGCAGGTTTCGCACATTCAATCACCTGAAACCGTTCCAGTCAATACAAATGCACCAAGTACGCCATACCCTTTTAAAGATTTGATTGATAAAGCAGCAGCTCGTTATTCGTTAGATCCTAAATTGCTTTATGCGGTGATCAAGCAAGAATCAAATTTTAACCCGAACGCTAAAAGTCATGTAGGAGCCTCGGGACTTATGCAGCTGATGCCTGCAACGGCTAGAGGGCTCGGTGTACAGAATGTATTTGATCCTGAGCAAAACATTAACGGTGGCGCAAAGTATTTGAAAAGCATGCTGACAAAATATAACGGCTCTATTGAAAAGGCTCTTGCTGCTTATAACGCGGGTCCGGGCAACGTTGATAAGTACAATGGCATCCCACCGTTCAAAGAAACCATGGCTTATGTACCAAAGGTAATGAACACGTTTCGAACTGTTTAA
- a CDS encoding globin produces the protein MPDSNSTPYIALGGEEVLSKLVDTFYFHVSNHTLLSDLFPDDLTETAYKQKQFLTQFLGGPSLYTEEFGHPMLRARHLPFPITEEHANAWLQCMEQALEDVKVDQTVRMYMMERLSLTAHHMVNTP, from the coding sequence ATGCCAGATTCCAATTCTACTCCGTATATAGCTCTAGGTGGCGAAGAGGTGCTTTCAAAATTAGTAGACACCTTCTATTTTCATGTAAGCAACCATACTCTATTATCGGATTTATTTCCTGATGATTTAACAGAAACAGCTTATAAACAAAAACAATTTCTTACACAATTTTTAGGAGGGCCTTCTCTATATACTGAAGAGTTTGGTCATCCGATGCTTAGAGCTAGACATCTTCCATTCCCCATAACCGAGGAACATGCCAATGCATGGTTACAGTGTATGGAGCAAGCACTCGAAGATGTAAAAGTTGATCAAACAGTGCGTATGTATATGATGGAACGCCTTTCTTTAACTGCACATCATATGGTAAATACGCCTTAG
- a CDS encoding ClpXP adapter SpxH family protein, with protein MNPQEMLATCDDKQGVCGLNPGVSYPTKQLKPIEIYTFIDPLCSECWAIEPILKKLYLEYGAYFRIRVILAGKLKVWNACPSLVSTKRNNRFKEDPPGAKGMSCEGAVRFKPDELEPYRASLAIKAAELQGPQAGTRFLRKLREYLFLEKLNITDEKVLTNCAKDAGLDLEAFTFDLHSPSSAKALQCDAKTTKEMDVESVPTFVFFNDNVEEEGMKVSGQYPYHVYVQILEDMLGFKPERAEPIGLEGFLKQHLFVATVECAAVLNITEEEATKQLKLLKLQQKVEAVPYKYGTFWRYIKKE; from the coding sequence TTGAATCCTCAAGAGATGTTAGCAACGTGTGATGATAAACAGGGCGTATGTGGTCTAAATCCAGGTGTATCTTATCCAACTAAACAATTAAAACCTATTGAAATTTATACTTTTATTGATCCACTATGTTCTGAATGCTGGGCCATTGAGCCCATTTTAAAGAAGCTGTATCTGGAGTACGGCGCGTATTTTCGGATCCGGGTGATTTTGGCCGGGAAACTAAAAGTCTGGAATGCCTGTCCTTCATTAGTTTCAACGAAAAGAAACAATCGCTTCAAAGAGGACCCTCCAGGAGCAAAAGGAATGTCCTGTGAAGGTGCTGTACGATTTAAACCAGACGAACTTGAACCTTATCGTGCTTCACTAGCCATAAAAGCCGCCGAGCTGCAAGGACCTCAAGCTGGAACTAGGTTCTTGCGAAAGTTAAGGGAATACCTTTTTCTTGAAAAGCTAAATATCACCGATGAAAAGGTGCTAACTAACTGTGCAAAAGACGCTGGACTTGATCTTGAAGCTTTCACGTTTGATCTACATTCTCCTTCTTCTGCAAAGGCGCTTCAATGCGATGCCAAAACAACTAAAGAGATGGATGTAGAATCCGTACCGACGTTTGTCTTCTTTAATGATAATGTGGAAGAAGAAGGCATGAAAGTCTCTGGTCAATATCCGTATCACGTGTACGTTCAAATTCTAGAAGACATGCTTGGCTTTAAACCAGAACGTGCTGAGCCAATTGGATTAGAGGGATTTTTAAAGCAACATTTATTTGTTGCAACTGTCGAATGTGCAGCGGTTCTAAATATTACGGAGGAAGAAGCGACAAAGCAATTAAAGCTGCTTAAACTCCAACAGAAGGTTGAAGCTGTGCCATATAAGTATGGAACGTTTTGGCGCTATATTAAAAAAGAATAG
- the pepF gene encoding oligoendopeptidase F, which produces MTKNVLERNEVPVADTWDLESIFSSDEKWEQVAQQFKGDVSEMDEFRGKLSESSDILFQALSKQLELEEQLGKLFAYAHMRHDQDTGNSYYSALQDQAYGLMSLLEQKAAFVTPELLAMEPKVLDTLVSEKKELQAFAHMFDQLKKQRDHILSEKEEELLARAKEALLASSQAFGALNNADLEFPTIKGEDGKEVQITHGRFVSLLQSKNRDVRKAAFEAVYATYESYKNTFAATLSGQVKGDIFHAQSRKYNSAREAALSETHIPLRVYDQLVETVEDHLPLLHRYVRLRKKCLGVEELHMYDLYTPIVQDVEFSVTYEEAKQKVIEAVAPLGEEYVNRLKKGFEERWVDVQENKGKRSGAYSSGSYGTKPFILMNWQDDVDNLFTLAHEFGHSLHSDYTRSTQPYVYGDYTIFVAEVASTLNEALLHHHFIETLDDKEKKLYILNYFLEGFRGTVFRQTMFAEFEKLIHEKVEAGGSLTADELTRSYYDLNVKYYGQDMVIDKEIGYEWARIPHFYYNFYVFQYATGYSAAAALSKQILEEGQPAVDRFLSFLKTGSSEYPIDMLKKAGVDMTTADPIKQAMELFEQTLDQMEELLED; this is translated from the coding sequence TTGACTAAGAACGTTTTAGAGAGAAACGAAGTACCAGTGGCTGATACATGGGATCTGGAATCGATTTTTAGTAGCGACGAAAAGTGGGAGCAAGTCGCACAGCAATTTAAGGGAGACGTTTCTGAAATGGACGAATTCCGTGGAAAGCTAAGTGAGTCTTCGGACATTTTATTTCAAGCATTAAGCAAACAGCTAGAGCTTGAAGAACAGCTTGGTAAATTATTTGCGTATGCTCATATGAGACATGATCAAGATACTGGGAATTCATATTACTCTGCCCTGCAGGATCAAGCATATGGTTTAATGTCGCTTCTTGAACAAAAGGCTGCATTTGTTACACCAGAGCTTTTGGCAATGGAACCAAAGGTACTTGATACTCTTGTTTCAGAAAAGAAAGAGTTACAAGCATTTGCTCATATGTTTGATCAACTTAAAAAACAGAGAGACCATATTCTATCTGAGAAGGAAGAGGAGCTTTTAGCAAGAGCGAAAGAAGCGCTCCTAGCTTCAAGTCAGGCATTTGGTGCCCTAAATAATGCTGATTTGGAGTTCCCGACTATTAAGGGAGAGGACGGCAAAGAGGTACAGATTACGCATGGTCGTTTTGTCTCACTCCTGCAAAGCAAGAATCGAGATGTTCGTAAAGCAGCGTTTGAGGCTGTATATGCTACGTATGAATCATATAAAAATACGTTTGCAGCCACGTTAAGTGGACAAGTAAAAGGCGATATTTTTCATGCTCAATCAAGAAAATATAATAGTGCCAGGGAAGCTGCGTTATCTGAAACACATATACCATTACGTGTTTACGATCAACTTGTTGAGACTGTAGAAGATCACCTGCCATTACTTCACCGTTACGTTCGCTTGAGAAAAAAATGTTTAGGTGTGGAAGAACTACATATGTATGATCTTTATACGCCAATTGTTCAGGATGTAGAGTTCAGCGTGACATATGAGGAAGCCAAGCAGAAGGTTATCGAAGCAGTAGCCCCTTTAGGCGAAGAGTATGTTAATCGATTAAAAAAAGGCTTTGAAGAAAGATGGGTAGATGTTCAGGAGAATAAGGGAAAGCGAAGCGGTGCGTATTCATCTGGATCGTATGGTACAAAACCATTTATTTTAATGAACTGGCAGGATGATGTTGATAATCTGTTCACATTAGCTCATGAGTTTGGGCATAGCTTACACAGTGACTATACAAGAAGCACACAGCCATATGTGTATGGTGACTACACGATTTTCGTAGCGGAAGTAGCTTCCACATTAAACGAAGCCTTACTACATCATCATTTTATTGAAACACTTGATGACAAAGAAAAGAAACTTTATATCCTGAATTATTTCTTAGAAGGGTTCAGAGGTACTGTATTCCGTCAAACCATGTTTGCTGAATTTGAGAAGCTTATTCATGAAAAAGTAGAAGCAGGTGGATCATTAACGGCGGATGAACTGACACGCTCGTACTATGATTTGAACGTAAAGTATTACGGTCAGGACATGGTTATCGATAAAGAGATTGGATATGAATGGGCAAGAATTCCTCACTTCTACTACAATTTTTATGTGTTCCAATACGCAACCGGATATAGTGCAGCAGCAGCATTATCTAAACAGATACTTGAGGAAGGTCAACCAGCTGTTGACAGATTTCTATCATTCTTAAAAACAGGAAGCTCTGAATACCCTATTGATATGTTGAAAAAGGCAGGGGTAGATATGACAACAGCTGATCCAATCAAACAGGCAATGGAATTATTTGAGCAAACTCTTGATCAGATGGAAGAATTACTAGAAGACTAA
- a CDS encoding competence protein CoiA family protein, translating to MLTAVLEDGTKISMADKWFEKELKDLRSKKHFACPACDARVTLKLGTKRQWHFAHYKHTTCRLSLEPESPYHLSGKLQLYNWLVKQKIPVSLEVYLPLIQQRPDLLCKVGNQLIAIEYQCSSLSEERFLERTQGYQQIGITPIWIIGGNRLRRKQGDVFQILGFEWLTARKDRMEQMNINYYCPESSQWILLKQIRSFSTTRALAQLSCKKNASFSLDTILHPSIIPTLNPKSWLRLKKAWRYPPVHPYQSKERRMYQKWLYHHNISPSQFPAEAGWFLPVQHFIETSPHIWQTIILVSSILPLTVNQSISLSKIKNNLTPFMYNRILTFRTHPFNSDSDLLKQMILEYMCLLKLFGVYEEKGDTVFILKRGITLPLTPNQANQFDTNLSKISQNTPNFHQIQR from the coding sequence ATGCTAACTGCTGTCCTTGAAGATGGGACAAAAATTTCAATGGCCGACAAATGGTTTGAAAAGGAACTTAAAGATTTAAGATCTAAGAAACATTTTGCGTGTCCCGCATGCGATGCCAGGGTTACGTTAAAGCTTGGCACGAAACGCCAATGGCATTTCGCTCACTACAAACATACCACGTGTAGACTCTCGCTTGAACCAGAATCTCCATATCACTTAAGCGGCAAGCTACAATTATACAACTGGTTAGTGAAACAAAAAATCCCCGTTTCATTAGAAGTATATTTACCGCTTATCCAACAACGTCCCGATTTACTTTGTAAAGTAGGTAATCAATTGATTGCGATTGAATATCAATGTTCTTCCTTATCAGAGGAACGCTTCCTTGAACGTACACAAGGGTATCAGCAAATAGGTATTACGCCAATTTGGATCATTGGTGGTAATAGGCTTCGGCGTAAGCAAGGAGATGTGTTTCAGATCTTAGGATTTGAATGGCTGACGGCTAGAAAAGATCGCATGGAACAGATGAACATCAATTACTACTGTCCTGAATCCTCACAGTGGATTTTATTAAAACAAATTCGATCATTCTCAACCACCCGAGCCTTGGCGCAGCTAAGCTGCAAAAAAAATGCCTCTTTCTCATTGGACACCATTCTTCATCCCTCTATCATTCCAACACTTAATCCAAAGTCTTGGCTTCGGTTAAAAAAAGCCTGGCGTTACCCTCCTGTACATCCTTATCAGTCAAAAGAACGTCGAATGTATCAAAAGTGGCTATACCATCACAACATAAGCCCAAGTCAATTTCCTGCTGAAGCTGGTTGGTTTCTTCCTGTTCAACATTTCATCGAAACATCTCCTCACATTTGGCAAACGATTATACTTGTTTCAAGTATCTTGCCTCTCACTGTAAACCAAAGCATTTCACTATCTAAAATAAAAAATAATCTTACCCCCTTTATGTACAACCGAATCCTTACCTTTCGTACACACCCATTTAATAGCGACTCAGATTTGCTTAAACAAATGATCCTAGAATACATGTGTCTATTAAAATTATTTGGTGTTTATGAAGAGAAAGGGGACACGGTATTTATCCTTAAAAGAGGCATTACTCTTCCTTTAACCCCAAATCAAGCCAATCAATTCGATACAAATCTATCGAAAATAAGTCAAAATACTCCCAATTTCCATCAAATTCAGAGATAA
- the mecA gene encoding adaptor protein MecA, whose product MDIERVNDTTIKFFITYKDIESRGFERDEIWYNRERGEELFFEMMNEANNRDDFELDGPLWIQVHAMDRGLEILVTRGQVTDGSMKLDVPDWQDKHALANGDSETDNGAELLDQDESIHEPLELMIGFKDFEDLIDLSHSFLEADLDNRLFHFEGHYYLHIVFDDEQYTEDEQDNMLSHILEYGFESDITVHRVGEYGKSIIDESALETLRQQFSPRA is encoded by the coding sequence ATGGATATCGAACGCGTGAATGACACAACCATTAAATTTTTTATTACGTATAAAGATATAGAGTCAAGAGGTTTTGAACGAGACGAAATTTGGTACAATCGTGAGCGTGGAGAAGAGCTCTTCTTTGAAATGATGAATGAAGCGAATAATCGTGATGATTTTGAATTAGATGGCCCATTATGGATCCAGGTTCATGCAATGGACCGTGGTCTTGAAATCTTAGTAACAAGAGGACAAGTAACGGACGGCAGCATGAAGCTTGACGTACCTGATTGGCAGGACAAACATGCTCTTGCTAATGGAGACAGTGAAACAGATAATGGAGCTGAGCTTCTTGATCAGGATGAATCGATTCACGAGCCATTAGAGCTTATGATTGGGTTTAAAGACTTTGAAGACTTAATTGATTTGAGCCATAGCTTTTTAGAGGCGGATCTGGATAATAGATTATTCCATTTTGAGGGTCATTATTATTTACACATCGTATTTGATGATGAACAATATACTGAAGATGAACAAGATAATATGCTAAGCCACATCCTGGAATATGGATTTGAATCAGACATCACCGTTCATCGTGTAGGAGAGTATGGAAAGTCAATTATTGATGAGTCCGCACTTGAGACACTACGACAGCAGTTTTCCCCAAGAGCCTAA